From Pseudorasbora parva isolate DD20220531a chromosome 14, ASM2467924v1, whole genome shotgun sequence:
TAAaaatcaatttatttttttcaaaacacgAATGTATAATAAAAGTCAAGCAGTCCATGTCTCCCTAACCATAAGTATAAGCAATAATATGAACCCTGACAGCACTAAAAACCACTGAAGGTCCCAGCAGTAGCATTTAAGAgatgattaaaataataaaagtgttAGGGTTGTGTAGCAGTGGTCAGGGATAGTGGTCAGTGCTTTAGTCTGTATTGAACCACACAGTAGTCAGTGGTTACATACAGTGGTTGCTTTACTGAGACTAATGTGCAGGATTTATTTTAAGACCTGTGGTAGGTGTGTTAAAGATCTTACGGTAATGTAATGCACATTATGATATGGTGTTACAATAATTGTGTAAAAATGGCACTGAAATAACCAGTTTGGAAGTGAGATAATGACTCACGGCGAGATGAAGTTCTTCTGCACCAGGAAGGCAGATACCCCGCACAGGTTCCACAGCAGGTGATGATGAGCCCAGTCGAGGAGCACGTCCAACACCTGCATCCAGTGTTGTTTCCACGCGGATGAGAACCGCGGCGTCCCGTCGCCCAAACGACTCAGACTCCACGGTCGATGGGTCAATGCGGTCACCACATTAGGATCCGCCTGCCGCATCTGGAAAAGAGGTGATCTCAGTCTAAAAATGTTCCAAGAGGAAATTCAAGTCCcattaaatgcaaataaactGAATTATGTTACCCTATAGATAACTTTGGGCTCAAATGAGCAGACGATACTTGTGTTGTAAAGCACTGGATACTTCCGAAATAATTCTTTCAGTGCTGCAGCTGCCTATGGACAACAAATAACATACATGAAAACATGCAGGAATCATTAAAtcaaatatagctgcaagcaacGATTATGGGGGCCAAGCACAAAGAAGACGATAAGATATGCCAACATGGCTGGGAGTCTCAGACCAACTGCAAGAATTAGCTATTAAaggcattttaagatgtttcaaggcaaaatggctgaaaatcatatacagtcaataataatacGATTTAGTTGTTTATCACTTTCAACCAATAAATGGCGcagttaaaaaatgtatgtggtGTGGTCAAAGTGAAGTGACAATGACATGAAAAGCTTGGGGTCAATATGCAAAGTGCATTCAGTCTCAAGGCATCATGCCTCAAATTTGTTGCTGAGGTATACGAAAACGGTTTTGTCTATCGACACCaaatccataactttttgtcgggACAGTCTGAAGATGATACGATTCAATTTTGGAGAAAATCGGATGAATGttctaggaggagttcgaaaaagtatgttttgaaataaaataaaaatggcgGACAGGAAGTTCGcccaaatatggcaaaattggtttCTATATTCTCGGCATGACCCATTGAATATATTAAGACAagtttcattacaataggctaatttaatcaaaagtttttagcatttttggaaattgagttataacttttgaccacaaggtggtgCTGCCCCCGAAACCTTTTTGAGTCCCTTCAAAGCACGGTGCCGAAGACACactgagttttgtaatgatacaccaATGTGTTCGCAAAATGTtgcattttttgacaaaatggCTGATACCCAAAATGTCCAATATGGGAATATTCAGTATTGTTACACCAAATCTAAAGAGACCGGTTTTGCGGTTTTGTGATTTTTGTCCAAAGCGTTCTGAAGATACGagcaaaaattaaaataaaaaaaatctcctgACCACTAGGTGGCACTGCGCCGAAACAATGCCAGTAGCCTCAGGTCATGGTTTTCATAAAACATACCAAGTTTGGTCAGAATacaaagcgttgcggagatatagcttCACGTTCATTTTGGCGGGCAAAATTCGTTATTCGAGAACGGTTTGACCAATCATCTTGAATACCATTTTGTCAGAATGCTTTGAAGATGATCTGcttcaattttcatgaaaatcagagcaatggcctaggaggagtttgaaaatgTACAATTAAATATTGCAGGAGCATTTTCATAATGGAAAATGACATTATAGCATTCAAAACCTTTGGTGCTTGACCCCTGATAAGCAATTGCTAAGTAAGAGCTCTGGGGATCAAGACAGAAATGGTCACACCAATAACGGACTCACGCAGAGCGATGTAAGTTGCGAAAGTACCTCATCTGGATGGCCTTTGACGTCAAAGTAGATGGTCAACTGCCGCTTGATGCATTCCTCTACAGCCTCCTGCAGTGTTGGAACCCTCTCACCTCGGAAACGGTCACTGCTCGGCAACCAACAAAAACATACCACCTGCTGTCTTCAACTTGCTTATTCATACTCTATGTTTGAGAGAAGTCTGTCGTTCTTCCCATCTAACCTGAATCTGTGTTTGGCGGCTGCATCCAGTTTGCGCAGTTCAAAGAAGAGCAGCTTGCTCAGTGGTCCCGAGCCATTCGTGGTTCGGTCCACGGTGTCGTCGTGCATCAGTATGGGAACCCCATCCGCCGTGAACTCCAGGTCCAGCTCTACGCCCGTGGCTCCGTTCTCACTTGCCTTTCAGTTACAAATTAGAGTCATTGAAAGAGGAAGAAACCAGTGCTTAGATCTGTAGATTAAGGGAAAACCAAAGTTAACACAATACTTTCGCAGTGTAATGCAAGAAATGGGCTTCTGAGGTTGAGCATGTGATATTGATCACATGTGCATAGTATGTATTAAATGACATGAAAGCAGAGATTTGTAGAAGTCAAAGTGCATTAAAAGTGTTCAAATACTGACAATTGATTAACCCCGCCCCTTATCCATTCATTTGGCACAAATATTTTTgcctatccctttaaattgatTCATTAAAAAGCATTTACTAGAATCGATTCTTTAAAAGATCCGACTCGAAAATTATTCGTTCTGGTTTTCATGACGTGTTTTCTTGCCTAGCTTTGCCTGTAAAATATCATTATGTACAGCTTTGAAAATAAGCGTGCAGTGGCTTTAAATGAATACTGCCACGCGAGGATAAGCATTATAAGAATCTACTAAAAGCATTAAACAGAAACCAATCAGCACGATGTGCTTACCGTCCGTATAGAAGCTATTGTGTTCTCGGGAGCGTCGTGTCCTCCGCCGCGGTGAGCCACTGCTGACACGCCGCTCGACGACGCTCTAGACCCGGGCCGCAGCACCTGTCTGGCCCGGCTGGAGGGCACCTGCGGGAACCGAAACATCACCAGAAAGAGGTAGAGAGAGGCCGTGAGCACCGTGGGCCAGACGGCGCTTCTGGTTCCCACCAGAACCACGACGAAGACGGCAGAGAACAGTGTGAGCCCATCTCCCAACTGAAGCATGATGCGGAAACGAACCTAACGTTACAAAACAAGCGCAATTTCTGCAACTAAATCAATCGGTCATCAATGAACGCAGGACTCTCGCTCGATCGATAAGCGTCGTTGCTTTCAGATGAAATCCGCCTTGCGAGTGCCATCAAAAATGTCGACACTGGAGTGTTCAGTTTTGAATCATCATGCTTGCATTAATCAACCGTCATGAAAATGTATTTGCTGACATCACTAATAACGTTACATTGCGATACTGCAGCTCGAGTGAACCGAATGACCTTCTTACATCATCACAATAAAGAGCATCTGCTGATTTTAAAGACATACAAAACTACACTCCGTGTAACATGTTTTAGGTATAAAGAACACAGGATATCTAATATAATAACTATCTGTGAGAGGCTGTGGTAGACACTTCCTGCATTAGAAAATGATAATTTGACTAAGACATAAAAGCCCCTTTGAGTAAATTATTTTTGGTTGATGAGTATAATTTTtgcaaaattataaataaagtgACAACATCAAGACAACTGTTTATGTCATTATTtgtatgtgtattttatttgtatttattttttgacaagcttacattattattttaaaacgtATGGACTTTTACTTTGAAGTGCGTATGTCCACAGCAGCACTGGATGAACTGAACTTATGTGGAGATGGTGAGTGCGTTCAAAACTGCACAAATtgttaaattatacattttggcaacaacaattatatatatatatatatatatatatatatatatatatatatatatatatatatatatatatatatatatatatattattg
This genomic window contains:
- the gde1 gene encoding glycerophosphodiester phosphodiesterase 1 isoform X1, which codes for MLQLGDGLTLFSAVFVVVLVGTRSAVWPTVLTASLYLFLVMFRFPQVPSSRARQVLRPGSRASSSGVSAVAHRGGGHDAPENTIASIRTASENGATGVELDLEFTADGVPILMHDDTVDRTTNGSGPLSKLLFFELRKLDAAAKHRFSDRFRGERVPTLQEAVEECIKRQLTIYFDVKGHPDEAAAALKELFRKYPVLYNTSIVCSFEPKVIYRMRQADPNVVTALTHRPWSLSRLGDGTPRFSSAWKQHWMQVLDVLLDWAHHHLLWNLCGVSAFLVQKNFISPDYVQYWAARGVEVVSWTVNTAVEKQYCQQLLKITYITDSLVEDCEPHY
- the gde1 gene encoding glycerophosphodiester phosphodiesterase 1 isoform X2, with protein sequence MHDDTVDRTTNGSGPLSKLLFFELRKLDAAAKHRFSDRFRGERVPTLQEAVEECIKRQLTIYFDVKGHPDEAAAALKELFRKYPVLYNTSIVCSFEPKVIYRMRQADPNVVTALTHRPWSLSRLGDGTPRFSSAWKQHWMQVLDVLLDWAHHHLLWNLCGVSAFLVQKNFISPDYVQYWAARGVEVVSWTVNTAVEKQYCQQLLKITYITDSLVEDCEPHY